GGAGTTCTTTATTCGCGAAAATCTTCGGATTGGTTATGGTTACGACTACAGTTTAAATAAATTGGGTAACTATGATTATGGCTCACACGAAATATCTATCGGTTATTACTTGCAGACCGCAAAAAGTCGGAGGCCAAAGTGCTATTTTTAACAACAATCCTATCCTTATTCTTTTCTTGATTATAATATTTGGTACTGTTAACTGTTGATCTATAGTTTTGTTGATACAGATAGATGAATAAAATGAATATTTTAAACCTCTTGAATTACCTTGTGCAGGTCTTTAGTTGTTATGCTCCAACAACAAATTAAAGAGAATTATGATCAATTATACCACGTTAGGTTAGGAAAATCACTTTATAACAGCTTTATAACCGCAAAATTGTCTTAGTAATCTACTTTATTTTTATATTTCAATAGAATTTGCTATTATTAAGGGTCTAAAGTCTATCCCTATTTGTGTATGCTCGAATCTCACAAGGCATTTTTGATAAACGCTGTGTTAAATTATTTCAGCAGTTTATGCCCAATAACACCTGGGTTTATCCAGGAAATAGAAAAAAATGTAGAACCGCTTCTGGTTAAAAAGAATAAATACATTTTATCGCCTATGGACAATAATGATTATGTTTTTTTTGTTGTATCGGGCTTGGTAAGAGGTTTTATTAAAGATGGTAATAAAGAGATTACCACCTGGATCAGTTTAGGGGAGGAATTTATTGGAGCCATTCAACATCCAGACGCAGATATTCAGCCATCTATTGAATATCTGCAGGCATTGGAAAATTCGGAATTGGTTGCGATTCCGCACTTATTGATTGATAAACTTTACGCCAATTACCAGGAAACGAATGTTATTGGCCGCAAGATTTTAGCACTCCAGTATCACGCCGCCTCAGAGCGATCCATAATCGCACGGATCCCTTCGGCAGAAAGGCGTTATGAAAAATTCTTGGAACTAAACTCTTTAGATATATCCAGAGTACCTTTAAGGTGCATAGCCAGTTATTTAGGTATGCGTTTAGAAACACTTAGCCGCATACGCAGTAAGCTGGTAAAAGAGCCGATGTGGTGAAATGAAAAAACTCAGTTGGTTCTGTGCTTATAACAGCTTATCGATTCATGTGAAAGAATGCGCATTTGAAAAACTATGTTTACATAACGTTATACACTTTTTACATATGCTGTACAATATTAAATTTCGCATACCGAACACTGCTTTTATGTTTAAATTTGGGTAAGTAAGAATTAAATCAACGGGACGATTTAGATTACGTTTATAAGCCGATCTGCTAAGGGAGGCTTATTTTGTTTCTGCTCTATCGTCAAACTACCCTACTATCAAATGGATTTTGTTAAAGTTTTTATAAAATGTTCTTGATGGTATATGCAGAAATCATCCCCAATTTTTACGAAAATAAAGTACAGCATAAGTAGAAAAGGACTGACAATAGAATTACTTTATGTATGGGCAGCTGCACTAAATGCTTCTTTTCTTTATGGTGATAAACAATAAAAACAAAATAGGTTGGAGGAGGAGTGATGGTGGAAGTTGTGGTGGAGACTAAGTGTTTTTAATTTGTTAATATTCAAATCTTCATCAAATCTTAATCTTTCTGTAGTAATATTGCACATATAAGGGGTGAGAGCCTTATATCAACTTCATAGTTGAGAGCGTTAATTTAGATAGAGGGTGTGGCCAATGGCTACACCCTTTTTTTATGCTATTTTTCATTAAGCTAACATGAGGTTTGTCTCTTCCAGTTGTTTCAATAAAGCTGGTACCTCATTCCAGTGGTTGATCCGCTGATGATGGTCTTTCGCTACATTGTGGAATGCGGTAAACATTAAAGGTTTGCCTTTGCAGAAATCGAGGTTTTTGCTATGATCATCAATTAAATAGTCGGTATCAATAATGCTTTTATCGCCGCAAAAGATAATGTTTTTCCAACTGATGAAAGGGAAATGCTCTGCCAGCCATTCGTGTTTTTCGAAAAGGGATAAAGGAAATTCCATGGCTGCCGAAACAATATAGATTTCATAATCTTCCATGAGTTTT
The nucleotide sequence above comes from Pedobacter riviphilus. Encoded proteins:
- a CDS encoding 5' nucleotidase, NT5C type gives rise to the protein MKKTIGIDMDGVLADIEDHILHTYQIETGISLTRNDIKGKSEEELFPDRAMVMKICNRTGFFRNLPVMEGAVEAVKKLMEDYEIYIVSAAMEFPLSLFEKHEWLAEHFPFISWKNIIFCGDKSIIDTDYLIDDHSKNLDFCKGKPLMFTAFHNVAKDHHQRINHWNEVPALLKQLEETNLMLA
- a CDS encoding Crp/Fnr family transcriptional regulator, whose amino-acid sequence is MLESHKAFLINAVLNYFSSLCPITPGFIQEIEKNVEPLLVKKNKYILSPMDNNDYVFFVVSGLVRGFIKDGNKEITTWISLGEEFIGAIQHPDADIQPSIEYLQALENSELVAIPHLLIDKLYANYQETNVIGRKILALQYHAASERSIIARIPSAERRYEKFLELNSLDISRVPLRCIASYLGMRLETLSRIRSKLVKEPMW